One Cucumis sativus cultivar 9930 chromosome 1, Cucumber_9930_V3, whole genome shotgun sequence DNA segment encodes these proteins:
- the LOC101220610 gene encoding choline/ethanolaminephosphotransferase 1, whose translation MGYIGTHGVATLHRYKYSGVDHSYVAKYVLQPFWSRFVNFFPLWMPPNMITLMGFMFLVTSAVLGYIYSPQLDSAPPRWVHFAHGLLLFLYQTFDAVDGKQARRTNSSSPLGELFDHGCDALACAFETLAFGSTAMCGRSSFWFWVLSAVPFYGATWEHFFTNTLVLPVVNGPTEGLMLIYLCHFFTTFVGAGWWTQQFGKSIPIFSWVPIFHDIPTFRVALILLAAFGVIPTVAFNVYNVYKVVQARKGNMLLALAMLYPFVVLVGGVLAWDYLSPSDIIGSYPHLVITGTGLAFGFLVGRMILAHLCDEPKGLKTGMCMSLLFLPLAIANALTARLNDGVPLVDESLVVLGYCLFTGALYLHFATSVIHEITTALGIYCFRITRKEA comes from the exons ATGGGGTATATTGGTACACATGGGGTTGCAACACTGCACAGATACAAGTACAGTGGTGTTGATCACTCTTATGTTGCCAAATATGTGCTGCAACCCTTTTGGAGTCGCTTTGTCAATTTCTTTCCTCTATGGATGCC TCCAAATATG ATAACACTTATGGGATTTATGTTTTTGGTCACATCAGCAGTTCTTGGTTAT ATTTATTCTCCTCAATTAGATTCAGCTCCCCCAAGGTGGGTTCATTTTGCACATGGATTGCTTCTATTTCTTTATCAG ACTTTTGATGCTGTTGATGGGAAGCAAGCACGGAGGACAAATTCCTCAAGTCCACTGGGAGAACTTTTTGATCAcg GATGTGATGCACTTGCATGCGCG TTTGAAACCTTAGCATTTGGGAGCACTGCCATGTGCGGAAGATCTTCTTTCTGGTTCTGGGTACTTTCAGCTGTTCCCTTTTATGGTGCAACGTGGGAACA CTTCTTCACCAATACTTTAGTTCTTCCTGTTGTAAATGGACCTACCGAGGGTCTCATGCTGATATATTTATGTCATTTTTTCACAACCTTTGTGG GTGCTGGGTGGTGGACTCAGCAGTTCGGGAAGTCCATACCAATTTTTAGTTGGGTTCCTATTTTCCATG ATATTCCTACATTCAGGGTTGCACTGATTTTATTGGCTGCTTTCGGTGTCATTCCTACAGTTGCATTCAA TGTGTACAATGTTTACAAGGTTGTGCAGgcaagaaaaggaaacatgCTATTAGCATTAGCGATG CTCTACCCATTTGTGGTACTTGTCGGAGGCGTCTTAGCATG GGATTATTTGTCACCTTCTGACATTATTGGAAGCTACCCACATCTGGTTATAACTGGAACTGGACTTGCTTTTGGATTCTTAGTG GGTAGAATGATTCTTGCCCACCTCTGTGATGAACCCAAGGGCTTGAAAACTGGAATGTGCATG TCACTACTATTTCTTCCTCTTGCCATTGCAAACGCTCTCACAGCAAGGCTTAACGACGG GGTACCTTTAGTGGATGAAAGTCTGGTTGTTCTTGGTTATTGTCTTTTTACTg GTGCTCTGTATTTGCACTTTGCTACTTCAGTCATTCATGAGATCACCACTGCCTTGGGAATCTATTGCTTCAG GATAACGAGGAAAGAAGCTTAA